The Deltaproteobacteria bacterium genome contains the following window.
CCTTCAAAGACTTTTAATTCCCTGCGGGTCATCCTGATTTTGCAAGCAAAATCAGGATGACCCGCAGGGCGTTAAAAGTTTTTGGAGGGAGTCTGAGGGAACCGGGGGTCTGTGACCCTTTACAAAAAGGTTCCCTCAGTGCAATAAATCAAGGTTTCCTTAATAACCTTGCCTTGCCGGTCCCTTTTTGTTATATTTTAGTCCTATGCGTATACTGAGGATAATGCTCATCTCCCTTGCGGCGGCGGCGGTCACGGCGGCCGCCGCCGGGGCCGGGGCCTATTACTACCTGACCAGGGACCTGCCTTCGGTCGCCGGGCTGAAGGAGTACCAGCCCAACCTCGTCACCAGGGTCTACTCCCACGACGGCCAGGTAATCGGCGAGTTCTACATCGAGCGCCGCACCGTCGTCTCGCTCAACTCCATGCCCGACCACCTCATAAAGGCCTTCCTCGCCGCCGAGGACGCCCACTTCTACGAACACGAGGGCATAGACGTCATGGGCATCCTGCGGGCCCTCTACGTGAACCTCAAGGCCGGGAAGGTGGTCCAGGGAGGCAGCACCATCACCCAGCAGGTGGCCAAGAGCTTCTTTCTCACCCCCAAGCGCACCATTGCGCGGAAGATCCGCGAGGCCGTCATGGCCTACAGGATCGAGAAGTACCTGACAAAGGACGAGATACTCCATCTCTACCTCAACCAGATATACTTCGGCAACGGCGCCTACGGCGTGCAGGCCGCGGCCGAGACGTACTTCGACAAGGACGTGGAGGATCTGACGCTCGCCGAGTCGGCGCTCCTTGCGGGACTGCCCAAGGCGCCGAGCCGCTATTCGCCTCACGTAAACCCGGAGCTTGCCAAGAAGCGCCAGAAGTTCATCCTCGCCAGGATGCTCGAAGAGGGCTTCATAACGAGGGAGACCGGCGAGCGGGCCTTCAAGGAGCCCCTCAAGTTCAAGTCCCGCAGGGCCAGGAACCTATGGGTGGGCCCCTACTTCACCGAGCACGTGCGCCGCTACATCGAGGAGCGCTACGGCGAGGAGCTCCTCTACAAGGGCGGGCTCAACGTCTACACCACGCTGGACACGGAGATGCAGCGGGCCGCCAACAGGGCCGTGGACTACGGACTGCGGGCCCATGACAAGCGCCGCGGCTACAGGGGGCCGGTGGCCAAGCTGACCTCCAAGGAGGCGGTCGACGAGTTCGTGGCCGAGACGGCACGCAAGCTCGGCGGCAGGCCGCTCGAGGTGGGCCGCATCTACCGCGGCGTCATAACGGCCGTGGACCCGAAGAGCAAGGCCCTCTACGTCGACGTGGGGGGGCGCCGCGGCGTGGTATCGAGACGTGACTACCGGTGGGCCCGGCTCTACAACCCCACCGAAGACCCCGACGGCGGCAAGGTCGTCGATCCCACGGGCCTCTTCCACCCGGGCGACGTAATAGACGTGGAGGTCAAGGCCCTGCCCGAAGGCGACGACGCCGTGCCCATGCGGCTTGAGCAGGAGCCCCAGGCCCAGGCCGCGCTCCTCGCCATGGAGCCAGAGACCGGTTACGTCAAGGCCATGGTCGGCGGCTTCGACTTCGCCAAGAGCCAGTTCAACAGGGCCGTGCAGGCCAGGCGCCAGCCGGGCTCGGCCTTCAAGCCCATAATCTACGCCGCCGCCCTGGACAAGGGCTACACCACGGCCTCCATAGTAATGGACTCGCCCATAATATTCGAGGAGCCCACCGAAAGGCTCGTCGAGGACGCCATGGAGAGCGAGACCGACGCCGAGACCGCGAGCGAAGAGGTCGAGGTCTGGAGGCCGAGAAACTACGAGAAACGCTTCCACGGACCGACGACCATACGCGAGGCCCTCACCAAGTCGCGCAACATCGTGACCATCAAGGTCCTGAGGGACATCGGCATAAACTACGCCGTCCGGTACGCGAGAAGACTCGGCATCGAATCCCCCCTCAACAAGGACCTCTCGCTCTCGCTGGGCTCGTCGTCGGTGTCGCTTCTTGAGATGACGCGGGCCTTCGCCACCTTCGCAAACCTCGGCTGGCGGCCCGAGCCCATCTTCGTGACCAAGGTGACGGACCGCTACGGCAACGTGCTCGAAGAGAAGATACCGAGCTCCGAGTCGGTGCTCAGCCCCCAGACCTCCTACATAATGACCAACCTCCTCGAAGGGGTCATACAAAACGGCACGGGCTGGCGCGCCAGGGCGCTCAAACGCCCGGCGGCCGGCAAGACGGGCACGACCAACAACTTGAACGACGCCTGGTTCATAGGCTACGTCCCCGACCTCGTCGCCGGCGCATGGATAGGCTACGACGACGAAAAGCGCCTGGGCAGGCACGAGACCGGCTCGCGCGCCGCTCTGCCCATATGGCTGAAGTTCATGAAGGCCGCCCTCGAGGGCGTTCCCGAGAAAAACTTCAGGATACCCGACGGCGTGGAGTTCGCCAAGGTGGACCCCAAGACCGGGCTCCTCGCCAATCCCACGACCGACGGCCCCGTCTTCGAGGTATTCAAGGTGGGGACCGCTCCCAAAGAGGTCTCGCCCGCCAAGGGGGTGGCGGCGAGGTCGAACGACTTCTTCAAGATGGACGTGACGGACGAGCGCTCCTCCCTGGACGAACGCTTCGATCTGCTCGACGTGCCTGAGGAACCCGAGGAGGACCGGCTCTGAGATGGAGGGACTGGTAGACTCCCACAAAAGACGGATCGATTACCTGAGGATATCGGTCACCGACCGCTGCAACCTGCGCTGCCTCTACTGCATGCCCGCCGAGGGGCTCGAGCTCGCCGAGCACTCGAGCATCCTGCGCTACGAGGAGCTGCTGCGCATAGCGCGCACGGCCGTGGCCCACGGCGTCACCCGCATCCGCATAACGGGCGGCGAGCCGCTGG
Protein-coding sequences here:
- a CDS encoding PBP1A family penicillin-binding protein, encoding MRILRIMLISLAAAAVTAAAAGAGAYYYLTRDLPSVAGLKEYQPNLVTRVYSHDGQVIGEFYIERRTVVSLNSMPDHLIKAFLAAEDAHFYEHEGIDVMGILRALYVNLKAGKVVQGGSTITQQVAKSFFLTPKRTIARKIREAVMAYRIEKYLTKDEILHLYLNQIYFGNGAYGVQAAAETYFDKDVEDLTLAESALLAGLPKAPSRYSPHVNPELAKKRQKFILARMLEEGFITRETGERAFKEPLKFKSRRARNLWVGPYFTEHVRRYIEERYGEELLYKGGLNVYTTLDTEMQRAANRAVDYGLRAHDKRRGYRGPVAKLTSKEAVDEFVAETARKLGGRPLEVGRIYRGVITAVDPKSKALYVDVGGRRGVVSRRDYRWARLYNPTEDPDGGKVVDPTGLFHPGDVIDVEVKALPEGDDAVPMRLEQEPQAQAALLAMEPETGYVKAMVGGFDFAKSQFNRAVQARRQPGSAFKPIIYAAALDKGYTTASIVMDSPIIFEEPTERLVEDAMESETDAETASEEVEVWRPRNYEKRFHGPTTIREALTKSRNIVTIKVLRDIGINYAVRYARRLGIESPLNKDLSLSLGSSSVSLLEMTRAFATFANLGWRPEPIFVTKVTDRYGNVLEEKIPSSESVLSPQTSYIMTNLLEGVIQNGTGWRARALKRPAAGKTGTTNNLNDAWFIGYVPDLVAGAWIGYDDEKRLGRHETGSRAALPIWLKFMKAALEGVPEKNFRIPDGVEFAKVDPKTGLLANPTTDGPVFEVFKVGTAPKEVSPAKGVAARSNDFFKMDVTDERSSLDERFDLLDVPEEPEEDRL